In one window of Methanoculleus thermophilus DNA:
- a CDS encoding DUF655 domain-containing protein: MKTERERKEENAIVLDVLPMGYVGEQRPAFKREPIVQGVGVDQFKLLELVPKPGADIQIHERVYIGDGEREKIERVKRRISYEDLTATAKLELPFAIEQIVRENEPKFVEFFNKSVPITPKFHMLHLLPGIGKKLMWEVIQQRERKPFESFADISARIKSIPHPERMIVSRILHEIEDPEEKYHIFTSK, translated from the coding sequence ATGAAGACGGAAAGGGAGAGGAAGGAGGAGAACGCCATAGTCCTTGACGTTCTCCCCATGGGGTACGTGGGCGAGCAGCGGCCTGCTTTTAAGCGTGAGCCGATTGTCCAGGGCGTCGGTGTGGACCAGTTCAAGTTGCTTGAGCTCGTCCCTAAGCCGGGTGCGGATATCCAGATCCACGAGCGCGTCTATATCGGTGACGGGGAGCGAGAGAAGATCGAGCGCGTCAAGCGGCGGATCAGTTATGAAGACCTGACGGCGACGGCGAAGCTGGAACTGCCGTTTGCGATCGAGCAGATCGTTCGCGAGAACGAGCCGAAGTTCGTCGAGTTCTTCAACAAGTCTGTCCCGATCACGCCGAAGTTCCACATGCTGCACCTGCTCCCCGGGATCGGAAAGAAGTTGATGTGGGAAGTGATCCAGCAGCGGGAGCGGAAGCCTTTTGAGAGTTTCGCCGATATCTCTGCCCGAATCAAGTCAATCCCGCACCCGGAACGGATGATCGTCAGCCGGATCCTGCATGAGATTGAGGATCCGGAAGAGAAATATCATATCTTTACATCAAAATGA
- a CDS encoding MATE family efflux transporter → MQYSNNTLTEGSVGKGLWIVALPIIISNFLSSILEVVDMYFIGKLGDVAIAGGAMSISIVLVLTTVIFGTVTATAAFVSRAYGSERFERIPVILAHSLYLALAFSAVLMVIGIFWPQDLLLLLGAESEVAETGARFLSPVLIGMFVFVTLMILTTVFQSTGDSRTPMFVMIAVNLVNIVLNPTLIMGLGGLPAFGIAGSAYASLASRTIGVLLLIGAMYLPSRKDGVIKFPKTWTFEPQLIKDIAKVMIPSAVQSGVRSFAFLGMTAIVALYGTAAVAAYGICQRLDMLGLIFVMGLCTGVAVMVGQNLGAGKVERAEKAVRIALVVNAAFMALVGILYLSRAESLLAIFGATGESLADGILFMHIVPLSYFLIAMAMTMGFAMNGAGMTRPGMYAAVAGQLIVQVGLASIFVTMGMPLQFIWFAVVCGTVVVFLCDLFFYRQGAWKTKKLNLGGENCS, encoded by the coding sequence ATGCAGTATTCCAATAACACTCTCACCGAAGGATCGGTCGGGAAAGGCCTCTGGATAGTGGCGCTCCCGATCATCATCAGCAACTTTCTTTCGAGCATCCTTGAGGTGGTGGATATGTATTTCATCGGCAAGCTCGGCGACGTCGCGATCGCCGGCGGAGCGATGAGCATATCCATCGTACTGGTGCTTACAACAGTGATCTTTGGGACAGTGACAGCAACGGCTGCATTCGTCTCGCGAGCCTACGGGTCCGAGCGGTTTGAGCGCATCCCGGTGATCCTTGCACATTCGCTGTATCTGGCACTCGCCTTCTCGGCGGTTCTGATGGTCATCGGCATCTTCTGGCCGCAGGATCTCCTCCTGCTTCTTGGGGCGGAGAGCGAGGTTGCAGAGACAGGAGCACGCTTCCTCTCCCCTGTCCTGATAGGGATGTTTGTCTTCGTCACATTGATGATCTTGACGACCGTCTTTCAGAGTACGGGTGACTCGAGAACGCCGATGTTCGTCATGATCGCCGTAAATCTCGTGAACATCGTTCTCAACCCGACACTGATCATGGGTCTAGGCGGTCTCCCGGCGTTCGGGATCGCCGGGTCTGCGTATGCGTCTCTCGCATCGCGTACGATCGGTGTACTGCTCCTGATTGGGGCGATGTATCTCCCATCCCGGAAGGACGGTGTGATCAAGTTCCCGAAGACGTGGACGTTTGAGCCACAGTTAATCAAGGATATCGCGAAGGTCATGATCCCCTCGGCTGTACAGAGCGGGGTCAGAAGTTTTGCGTTCCTGGGGATGACGGCGATCGTAGCACTCTACGGCACGGCGGCGGTGGCAGCATACGGTATCTGCCAGCGTCTGGATATGCTGGGTCTGATCTTCGTGATGGGGCTCTGCACGGGAGTCGCGGTGATGGTCGGGCAGAATCTGGGAGCGGGAAAAGTAGAAAGAGCGGAGAAAGCCGTGAGAATCGCGCTGGTTGTGAACGCCGCGTTTATGGCGCTGGTGGGTATCCTGTATCTGTCGCGTGCAGAGTCACTCCTTGCGATATTCGGGGCGACGGGCGAGTCGCTTGCAGACGGTATCCTGTTCATGCACATAGTCCCGTTGTCGTACTTCTTGATCGCTATGGCGATGACGATGGGATTTGCGATGAACGGTGCGGGGATGACGAGACCCGGCATGTATGCGGCGGTTGCCGGGCAGTTGATCGTGCAGGTGGGCCTTGCTTCGATCTTTGTGACGATGGGCATGCCGCTGCAGTTCATCTGGTTTGCAGTGGTCTGCGGCACTGTGGTGGTGTTCCTGTGCGACCTGTTCTTCTACAGACAGGGGGCCTGGAAGACAAAGAAGCTGAACCTCGGCGGGGAGAATTGCTCCTGA
- a CDS encoding RNA polymerase Rpb4 family protein, producing the protein MKVKRIISEERMLLPELRDVLLSVEAARLESGDEMSYELRKSIEHANHLSKTSAEKARALVDELMKLEKMKEDIAYRIANLMPRTRDELRAIYAKERFNLTTEELDEILDLVMTHF; encoded by the coding sequence ATGAAGGTAAAACGAATCATCAGTGAAGAGCGGATGCTACTCCCCGAGTTACGTGATGTTCTCCTTTCCGTGGAGGCAGCCCGGCTCGAGTCTGGAGATGAGATGTCCTACGAACTCCGTAAGAGTATCGAGCATGCCAATCACCTCTCTAAAACCTCCGCCGAGAAGGCCCGCGCTCTCGTCGACGAGCTGATGAAGCTCGAGAAGATGAAGGAGGATATCGCTTACCGCATTGCAAACCTGATGCCCCGGACCCGGGACGAACTCCGTGCAATCTACGCCAAAGAACGTTTCAACCTTACGACGGAAGAGCTCGACGAGATCCTCGACCTGGTAATGACCCACTTCTGA
- a CDS encoding radical SAM protein, producing MKCEICEVGCDIPEGGVGRCRMYENNGTGIVERYPDAFLAAFPVAIETLPVLHFFPGAKVLQVCTVGCNLSCGGCVSEMLVEHAEPLAASGTALTTDDLLRLANDQACTGIAFALNDPIVSFPTFCRLAERAREKGLSVGCSTNGYMTEASALRLCERADFVSIGLKGTTDESYRACGARSAAPVFRTIRLLHEGGVHVEASVVYRRDGEDEVLDVARKIAAISPDIPLQVMRFVPFGDAGLDEEPTIYAGEELCDRLRDILPWVYLFNSPGTANLTTFCPACKKPCIEREFFGPMGSHLAGKAQIVCDCGQTIPVRGSVSPEVYYEPGMMGGYRATRGLEMVWAILTCLGVDDRADLARIWGGVLQSGMLGRELHDRMNNIDAYLDLIMDLAHRTGREEEGRELTGYIRKRLDYIRGRVADAPRPRVFYAMGHPLFALNPGRLEGKLVEAAGGIYVNRAIGREGKPGVTISREEFVALEPEYLFTSGFLTSSVEDTLRYCAEHGLDVPAVQNQRVYSMHPSWDFGSPRWILGLMTIANALHPDLFAFRIEEEADRFYRRFYGVPYRAAVHNRSFAHPGTRRQ from the coding sequence ATGAAGTGCGAGATCTGTGAGGTCGGATGCGATATCCCCGAGGGGGGAGTCGGCAGGTGCCGGATGTACGAGAACAACGGCACCGGGATCGTTGAACGGTATCCAGACGCCTTCCTTGCTGCGTTCCCTGTTGCGATCGAGACGCTGCCGGTGCTCCACTTCTTTCCCGGCGCGAAGGTCCTCCAGGTCTGCACGGTCGGATGCAACCTCTCATGCGGGGGGTGTGTCTCGGAGATGCTGGTTGAGCATGCCGAACCGCTTGCAGCATCCGGGACGGCCCTCACGACCGACGACCTGCTCCGCCTCGCGAATGATCAGGCCTGCACCGGGATCGCCTTCGCGCTGAACGACCCGATCGTCTCGTTCCCGACGTTCTGCAGGCTCGCAGAGAGGGCAAGGGAGAAGGGGCTCTCCGTCGGCTGCTCCACGAACGGCTACATGACAGAAGCATCCGCTCTGCGACTCTGCGAGCGGGCAGATTTTGTCAGTATCGGGCTTAAAGGAACAACCGACGAAAGTTACCGTGCCTGCGGTGCAAGGAGTGCCGCACCGGTCTTTCGTACGATCCGGCTGCTTCACGAAGGAGGGGTGCATGTCGAGGCCTCGGTCGTCTACCGCCGGGACGGAGAGGATGAGGTGCTTGATGTGGCGCGAAAGATTGCAGCAATCTCCCCGGATATCCCTCTCCAGGTGATGCGGTTTGTCCCCTTCGGCGATGCGGGGCTCGATGAGGAGCCGACGATCTACGCAGGCGAGGAGCTCTGTGACCGGCTCCGCGATATCCTCCCCTGGGTCTACCTCTTCAACTCGCCGGGGACTGCGAACCTGACGACATTCTGCCCGGCATGCAAAAAGCCCTGCATCGAGCGCGAGTTCTTCGGCCCGATGGGTTCGCATCTCGCAGGGAAGGCGCAGATCGTCTGCGACTGCGGCCAAACCATCCCGGTCCGGGGTTCTGTCAGTCCCGAGGTCTATTACGAGCCCGGGATGATGGGAGGATACCGGGCGACCAGGGGGCTTGAGATGGTCTGGGCAATCCTCACCTGCCTCGGCGTCGATGACCGGGCGGACCTTGCCAGGATCTGGGGCGGGGTGCTCCAGAGCGGGATGCTTGGTCGGGAACTGCATGACCGGATGAACAACATCGATGCATACCTGGACCTCATCATGGACCTTGCTCACCGGACCGGCCGCGAGGAGGAGGGGCGGGAACTCACCGGCTACATCCGGAAACGGCTGGACTACATCAGGGGACGGGTTGCGGACGCGCCGCGCCCCCGGGTATTCTACGCCATGGGCCACCCGCTCTTCGCCCTCAACCCCGGCAGGCTCGAAGGAAAACTCGTGGAGGCCGCCGGCGGGATCTACGTCAACCGGGCGATCGGCCGGGAGGGTAAACCGGGCGTCACCATCTCACGGGAGGAGTTCGTCGCGCTCGAACCCGAGTATCTCTTCACGTCGGGGTTCCTCACCTCCTCGGTGGAAGATACTCTCCGCTACTGCGCAGAGCACGGCCTCGACGTGCCGGCGGTCCAGAACCAGCGGGTCTACTCAATGCACCCGTCATGGGACTTCGGGAGTCCCCGATGGATCCTCGGCCTGATGACGATCGCAAACGCCCTCCACCCCGACCTCTTCGCCTTCAGGATTGAGGAGGAAGCAGACAGGTTCTACCGTCGCTTCTACGGGGTGCCCTACCGGGCGGCCGTCCACAACCGCTCGTTTGCCCACCCGGGAACGAGACGGCAGTAG
- the rsmA gene encoding 16S rRNA (adenine(1518)-N(6)/adenine(1519)-N(6))-dimethyltransferase RsmA, with product MSAPRDQHFLVDQRAVEKIAGFVDVAGRRVLEIGPGEGVLTRALLDRGANVIAVEIDPALVEDLEATFADEIEEGRLEIIEGDAQKVDLPPFDIVVANLPYSVSSKITFRLLEIGFEVAVLMYQKEFAQRMIAPPGTSNVGRLSVMVQTYASVKPLLELSPNAFHPKPQVWSWVVRLLPHEPPHPIADRKVYADAVRVLFSYRRKTVRKGLRSGKDTFPPEVIERAIADLPDDLLQRRPEDLTLEEFALIANRLAGCRG from the coding sequence ATGAGCGCTCCGCGGGACCAACATTTCCTCGTCGACCAAAGAGCCGTCGAGAAGATTGCCGGTTTTGTCGACGTTGCAGGCCGGAGGGTGCTCGAGATAGGACCCGGTGAAGGGGTCCTCACCCGCGCCCTCCTTGATAGGGGCGCAAACGTGATCGCGGTGGAGATCGATCCGGCCCTTGTAGAGGACCTCGAGGCCACGTTTGCCGACGAGATCGAGGAGGGGCGTCTTGAGATCATCGAGGGCGACGCACAGAAGGTCGACCTCCCGCCGTTTGATATCGTCGTCGCAAACCTCCCTTATTCTGTCTCCTCTAAGATTACATTCCGGCTGCTTGAGATCGGGTTTGAGGTCGCGGTCCTGATGTACCAGAAGGAGTTCGCCCAGCGGATGATCGCGCCCCCGGGGACGTCGAACGTCGGCCGGCTCTCGGTGATGGTGCAGACGTATGCATCTGTAAAACCCCTGCTTGAACTCTCACCGAACGCCTTCCACCCAAAACCGCAGGTCTGGTCCTGGGTGGTCCGGCTTCTCCCTCACGAGCCACCCCACCCGATCGCGGATCGGAAGGTCTATGCCGACGCCGTCCGGGTGCTCTTTTCCTACCGGCGAAAGACCGTTCGGAAGGGGCTTCGGAGCGGCAAAGATACGTTCCCGCCCGAGGTTATCGAGCGGGCGATCGCGGATCTTCCTGACGACCTTCTGCAGCGGCGGCCGGAGGACCTGACGCTTGAGGAGTTCGCGTTGATTGCGAACAGGCTTGCCGGGTGCAGAGGATGA
- a CDS encoding tRNA pseudouridine(54/55) synthase Pus10: MGIIEEVEAILGYGEICNHCLGRFFGKRSFGLTNDERGRALRIAYEIAANVPHHEPDPDSCWICGGELSRIDAWAERIVEALAGIEFETFLVGTKVPPIAAESEEMVWSDLSLRDPEPMKAEMNREVGKAVSALTGKTADLKRPDIVAILDLAEDSVEIQVNPVFFFGRYLKYERGIPQTHWDCRACRGAGCEKCNFTGKQYVDSVEELIGRPVMEAFEAENAVLHGAGREDIDARMLGSGRPFVMEVEAPRKRSVDLALLEEEINRSAAGRVAVHLTGWADRKTVQSLKSDKAHKKYRILVEIDGPVAPDELRTALDQLKGVTIRQRTPTRVSHRRADKVRERQVLDIQCTGRDDDGYWIEVVGEAGLYIKELVSGDNGRTQPSLAQILGRTARVVSLDVVLVETANEYGE; encoded by the coding sequence ATGGGTATCATAGAAGAGGTTGAAGCAATTCTTGGATACGGCGAGATCTGCAACCACTGTCTTGGGCGGTTCTTCGGTAAGCGGTCGTTTGGACTGACGAATGATGAGCGGGGCAGGGCGCTCCGGATCGCCTACGAGATAGCGGCAAACGTGCCGCACCACGAGCCTGATCCGGATTCGTGCTGGATCTGCGGGGGCGAACTCTCTCGCATCGATGCCTGGGCCGAGAGGATCGTGGAGGCTCTTGCCGGGATCGAGTTCGAGACGTTTCTTGTCGGCACAAAGGTGCCGCCGATCGCCGCGGAGAGCGAGGAGATGGTCTGGAGCGATCTCTCCCTCCGTGACCCCGAGCCGATGAAGGCGGAGATGAATCGGGAAGTAGGAAAGGCCGTATCGGCTCTCACCGGGAAGACGGCCGACCTCAAACGCCCCGACATCGTTGCGATCCTCGATCTTGCAGAAGACTCGGTCGAGATACAGGTCAACCCGGTCTTCTTCTTCGGCCGGTATCTGAAGTACGAGCGAGGCATCCCGCAGACTCACTGGGATTGCCGTGCATGCCGCGGGGCCGGATGCGAGAAGTGCAACTTCACCGGGAAGCAGTACGTCGATTCTGTCGAGGAACTGATCGGCCGACCGGTGATGGAGGCCTTCGAGGCGGAGAACGCCGTTCTGCACGGTGCTGGTCGGGAGGATATCGATGCACGGATGCTCGGTTCTGGGCGCCCCTTTGTGATGGAAGTGGAAGCGCCCAGGAAACGCTCCGTGGACCTTGCACTGCTTGAGGAAGAGATCAACAGAAGTGCCGCGGGCAGGGTGGCGGTCCATCTGACCGGATGGGCAGATCGGAAGACGGTGCAAAGTCTTAAGTCCGACAAGGCGCATAAAAAATACAGGATCCTGGTCGAGATCGACGGCCCTGTGGCCCCAGATGAGCTCAGGACGGCCCTCGATCAGTTAAAAGGTGTAACAATACGACAGCGCACCCCTACGCGGGTGTCACACCGACGGGCAGATAAAGTTCGGGAACGGCAGGTCCTCGATATCCAGTGTACGGGGAGAGACGACGATGGATACTGGATTGAAGTCGTCGGTGAAGCAGGCCTCTACATCAAGGAACTGGTATCGGGTGACAACGGCAGAACCCAGCCCAGCCTCGCCCAGATCCTGGGGCGCACCGCACGTGTTGTCAGCCTCGATGTGGTGCTGGTCGAAACAGCGAATGAGTATGGTGAGTAA
- a CDS encoding class I SAM-dependent methyltransferase, producing MTEKSDDQFTGQGARRMDAIAKGPFAPIYPTIARQILDTCRIREGRCVDIGCGPGHLAMALAAVSDLAIDALDASTDMLSIARRNLQDAGLIGRVRPVCGDVHNLPYADGSIDLIVSRGSLFFWDDRVRAFSEIARVLRPGGRTFVGGGFGTPALKAEITEKMREIDPEWEVKAAERLSRGNRDLIRRELEQAKIPAYKVFEDEAGFWIIMEK from the coding sequence ATGACCGAGAAATCAGACGACCAGTTCACCGGCCAAGGTGCCAGAAGGATGGACGCCATCGCGAAAGGACCTTTTGCGCCGATATATCCGACAATCGCCCGGCAGATCCTGGATACCTGCAGGATCCGCGAAGGCAGGTGCGTCGATATCGGATGCGGGCCGGGACACCTCGCGATGGCGCTCGCGGCAGTAAGCGATCTCGCCATCGACGCTCTTGACGCATCGACCGACATGCTCTCGATCGCACGGAGGAATCTCCAGGATGCCGGGCTCATCGGGCGCGTACGCCCGGTCTGCGGCGATGTCCACAACCTCCCCTACGCCGACGGCTCCATCGATCTCATCGTGAGCCGCGGCTCGCTCTTCTTCTGGGACGACCGGGTGCGGGCGTTCTCCGAGATCGCGCGGGTGCTGCGGCCCGGCGGGAGGACGTTTGTCGGCGGAGGATTCGGCACTCCCGCCCTGAAGGCAGAAATTACGGAGAAGATGCGCGAGATAGACCCCGAGTGGGAGGTAAAGGCTGCAGAACGACTCTCGAGAGGAAACAGGGATCTCATCCGCCGGGAGTTGGAGCAGGCGAAGATACCGGCATACAAGGTCTTTGAGGACGAGGCCGGGTTCTGGATAATCATGGAGAAGTGA
- the trmY gene encoding tRNA (pseudouridine(54)-N(1))-methyltransferase TrmY: protein MKRFAIVGHLAATSGNFSLNDLPGSGGRMDVLCRSVNSSFFLSHDLRRDVECYLILCGEPGPEKTVLFRGSVVRYLSPDERSSAALIKKALSIPCGDEFRESTPGVYVRRGGLSRLLAEIPFAVLDEAGEDVRTAPVLPESYLLSDHLNFTPEEQEMIEGYSRYSVGPRSLHADHAITVLLNEMDRRESGWVS, encoded by the coding sequence ATGAAGCGATTCGCCATCGTGGGGCATCTTGCCGCAACAAGCGGCAACTTCAGCCTCAACGATCTTCCTGGAAGCGGCGGGAGGATGGACGTCCTCTGCCGCTCTGTCAACTCCTCGTTCTTCCTCTCACACGATCTGCGGCGCGACGTCGAGTGCTATCTTATTCTCTGTGGAGAGCCCGGGCCAGAAAAGACCGTCCTCTTCCGGGGCAGCGTTGTCCGCTACCTCTCGCCGGATGAGCGGAGCAGCGCCGCCCTGATCAAGAAGGCGCTCTCGATCCCCTGCGGCGACGAGTTTCGGGAGTCGACTCCGGGCGTCTACGTCCGTCGCGGTGGGCTTTCGCGGCTCCTTGCCGAGATCCCGTTTGCGGTCCTTGACGAGGCGGGAGAGGATGTCAGGACGGCCCCGGTTCTCCCGGAGTCATATCTTCTCTCAGACCACCTCAACTTCACCCCAGAGGAGCAGGAGATGATCGAAGGGTACTCCCGCTACTCGGTGGGACCACGGTCGCTGCATGCCGATCATGCTATTACCGTCCTCTTAAACGAGATGGATCGGAGGGAATCCGGATGGGTATCATAG
- a CDS encoding HemK2/MTQ2 family protein methyltransferase, whose product MSDRKVPDQVYSPAEDSALLLRAALREIHPTDRVLEVGTGSGYVAAGLLNRAARVLATDINPHAVACARARGVAVVRTDLFAGLSGPFDLILFNPPYLPTAPEERIDDWLEYALDGGPTGRVVIERFIGDVGRVLAPFGRVLLLVSSLTGLDEVRDLFARGGFVSFIVDEEALEGERLYVLRAMRDLCRMGA is encoded by the coding sequence ATGAGCGACCGGAAGGTCCCGGACCAGGTCTATTCTCCCGCCGAAGACTCCGCTCTTCTTCTCCGGGCGGCGCTCCGCGAGATCCACCCGACCGACCGGGTGCTCGAAGTCGGGACCGGGAGCGGATACGTCGCGGCTGGCCTCCTGAACCGGGCGGCCAGGGTTCTTGCGACCGATATCAACCCCCACGCGGTGGCATGCGCCCGCGCCCGGGGGGTCGCGGTGGTCCGGACGGACCTTTTTGCGGGCCTCTCGGGTCCGTTCGACCTCATCCTCTTCAACCCCCCTTACCTGCCGACCGCCCCTGAGGAGCGGATCGACGACTGGCTGGAGTATGCTCTCGACGGCGGGCCGACGGGAAGGGTGGTGATCGAGCGGTTCATCGGGGACGTCGGCAGGGTCCTTGCTCCGTTCGGGCGGGTCCTGCTCCTCGTCTCTTCGCTGACCGGGCTCGATGAAGTCCGGGATCTCTTCGCCCGGGGGGGTTTTGTCTCGTTCATCGTCGACGAAGAGGCGCTCGAGGGGGAGCGGCTCTACGTCCTCCGGGCGATGCGGGACCTCTGTCGGATGGGTGCGTGA
- a CDS encoding 50S ribosomal protein L21e, which produces MAQHNGPRRKTRYKFKKDLRKRGIPPVTSVIQNFEIGQKVHVVVEPSVQKGMPHRRFHGKTGTVIGQRGRAWVLEIRDGDSMKQVIARPQHLKAQKV; this is translated from the coding sequence ATGGCACAACACAATGGACCACGCAGAAAGACGCGGTATAAGTTCAAGAAGGACCTCCGAAAACGCGGTATTCCACCGGTAACCTCGGTGATCCAGAATTTTGAGATCGGGCAGAAAGTGCACGTTGTGGTCGAGCCGAGTGTCCAGAAGGGCATGCCCCACCGGAGATTCCACGGGAAGACCGGCACGGTCATCGGACAGCGCGGACGCGCATGGGTGCTCGAGATCCGGGATGGAGATTCGATGAAACAGGTGATTGCGAGACCGCAACATCTAAAAGCGCAGAAGGTATAA
- a CDS encoding signal recognition particle protein Srp54 — protein MLDNLGTSLKDAVKRLAGKTVIDWAAVDELVRDLQRALLSADVNVKLVMQLSQAIKQRALEEEPPKGMGVREHVLRIVYQELVRLMGKPGEVTLEPQTILMAGLQGSGKTTTTAKLARYFQRKGLRVGVICADTFRPGAYEQLKTLCDRISVPCYGDPKEPDALKIVREGLPKFRKLYEVIIIDTQGRHALEENLIEEIININEISHADHRWLVIDAALGQQASEQARRFHEAIGIDGVLVTKMDGTAKGGGALSAVAETQSGIVFIGSGETIEDLERFDPDGFISRLLGMGDLKALVERAEEAVSAEDLDVNAILKGRFTLRDMYKQLEALNKMGPLKQIMSMLPLGGMQIPDEAYDITSTKMQRYKVIMDSMTPSELDDPSIIGGSRVQRIARGAGVAPEDVRDLIKYYKIMQRALKGMRGMSGGRFNMQRMLKKFGGPSR, from the coding sequence ATGCTCGATAACCTTGGCACCTCCCTAAAGGATGCGGTCAAGAGGCTCGCCGGTAAGACGGTGATCGATTGGGCTGCGGTCGACGAACTGGTGCGTGATCTGCAGAGAGCGCTCCTCTCAGCCGACGTCAACGTCAAACTTGTGATGCAACTCTCCCAGGCGATCAAGCAGCGTGCCCTCGAAGAGGAGCCCCCGAAGGGCATGGGGGTTCGGGAGCACGTTCTCCGGATCGTCTACCAGGAACTGGTCCGGCTGATGGGAAAGCCCGGAGAGGTGACGCTTGAACCCCAGACGATCCTGATGGCTGGTCTGCAGGGGAGCGGCAAGACCACGACGACGGCAAAACTCGCCCGCTACTTCCAGCGCAAAGGGCTCCGGGTCGGCGTGATCTGTGCAGACACCTTCCGACCGGGAGCGTATGAGCAGTTAAAGACCCTCTGCGATCGGATCAGCGTCCCCTGTTACGGTGATCCGAAGGAGCCCGACGCACTCAAGATCGTCCGGGAAGGGCTCCCTAAGTTCCGCAAGCTCTATGAAGTGATCATCATCGATACTCAAGGACGGCACGCCCTTGAGGAGAACCTGATCGAGGAGATCATCAACATCAATGAGATCTCGCACGCCGACCACAGGTGGCTCGTGATCGATGCGGCGCTCGGTCAACAGGCAAGCGAACAGGCCCGCCGGTTCCACGAGGCGATCGGGATCGACGGTGTCCTCGTCACCAAGATGGACGGCACGGCAAAGGGTGGCGGCGCTCTCTCGGCGGTTGCCGAGACGCAGAGCGGCATCGTCTTCATCGGGAGCGGGGAGACGATCGAGGACCTTGAACGGTTCGACCCTGACGGGTTCATCTCCCGGCTGCTTGGAATGGGAGACTTAAAAGCCCTCGTTGAGCGGGCGGAAGAGGCGGTCTCGGCTGAGGATCTCGACGTCAACGCTATCCTCAAGGGCCGGTTCACGCTCCGGGATATGTACAAGCAGCTCGAGGCCTTAAACAAGATGGGGCCCTTAAAGCAGATCATGAGCATGCTCCCGCTCGGCGGCATGCAGATCCCCGATGAAGCTTACGATATCACCAGCACCAAGATGCAGCGCTACAAGGTGATCATGGACTCGATGACTCCTTCGGAACTCGATGATCCCTCGATCATCGGGGGCTCCCGGGTCCAGCGGATCGCACGCGGCGCCGGGGTGGCGCCCGAGGACGTCAGGGATCTCATCAAGTACTACAAGATCATGCAGCGGGCCTTGAAGGGCATGCGGGGCATGAGCGGCGGCAGGTTCAACATGCAGCGCATGTTAAAGAAGTTCGGCGGACCCAGCAGATGA
- the ftsY gene encoding signal recognition particle-docking protein FtsY — MFDSLKKKLQNIKTKFTSRIEEVAGPEPAAIEQPALPEAAKPVQPPAQSSPEPTAPAESVPEEKREEPTLFNRLKVLVREREVLIQEKDIEEPLLELEMTLLENDVALPVTDEIITRMRTDLVGRHRKIGSSIDGLVVSTLRSALCGVLGEGLDLCTYIREHERPVKILFTGVNGTGKTTTVAKVGHYLQKNGFSVVIGAGDTFRAGAIEQIRTHADRLGIKTIQHQDGADPSAVLFDAVQYAKAHNIDVVLADTAGRFHNRANLMNQLGKIRRVMKPDLVVYVDEAVAGNDAVIRADEFNKTVGTDAVVLTKADMDPKGGAAISIAHTVGKPILFLGTGQGYDDIMPFNPSVVVDELLGGEA, encoded by the coding sequence ATGTTCGATTCATTAAAGAAAAAACTTCAGAATATTAAGACTAAGTTTACCTCAAGAATCGAGGAGGTCGCCGGTCCGGAGCCGGCGGCTATTGAACAGCCGGCGCTACCGGAGGCTGCAAAACCCGTCCAGCCCCCCGCCCAGTCCTCTCCCGAACCGACGGCCCCCGCAGAGAGTGTGCCGGAGGAGAAGCGGGAGGAACCTACACTTTTCAACAGGCTGAAGGTTCTCGTCCGCGAACGGGAGGTCCTTATCCAGGAGAAGGATATCGAGGAGCCTCTTCTTGAACTTGAGATGACTCTCCTCGAGAACGACGTCGCCCTCCCGGTCACGGACGAGATCATCACCCGTATGCGCACCGACCTTGTGGGCCGGCATAGAAAGATCGGCTCGTCGATCGACGGCCTGGTCGTCTCAACCCTGCGGTCCGCACTCTGTGGCGTTCTGGGTGAGGGTCTTGACCTCTGCACCTACATCCGTGAGCATGAGCGTCCGGTGAAGATCCTCTTTACCGGAGTGAACGGAACCGGAAAGACTACAACTGTTGCGAAGGTCGGGCATTACCTTCAGAAGAACGGGTTTTCCGTCGTGATCGGTGCGGGCGACACGTTCCGCGCGGGTGCGATCGAGCAGATCCGGACCCATGCAGACCGTCTTGGCATCAAGACGATCCAGCACCAGGACGGCGCCGACCCTTCAGCGGTCCTCTTTGATGCGGTCCAATACGCGAAGGCGCACAATATCGATGTCGTCCTCGCCGATACCGCCGGGCGGTTCCATAACCGGGCAAACCTCATGAACCAGCTCGGAAAGATCCGCCGGGTCATGAAGCCCGACCTTGTCGTCTACGTCGATGAGGCGGTGGCCGGGAATGATGCGGTCATCCGCGCCGACGAGTTCAACAAGACCGTCGGGACCGATGCGGTCGTCCTGACGAAGGCGGACATGGACCCCAAGGGCGGTGCGGCAATATCGATCGCTCACACGGTGGGCAAACCCATCCTCTTCCTCGGGACCGGTCAGGGCTATGACGACATCATGCCGTTTAACCCCAGCGTTGTGGTCGACGAGCTCCTTGGGGGTGAGGCCTGA